The sequence CAGCATTCCGATTCGCGGCATCTGCCAGTTTGAGGAGGTGCACCCCGGTCGCGGTCGCCAGCGGCGCAATGCCATTATCGTCACCGAGTTGCCCTACCAGGTGAACAAGGCCGGATGGATTGAGAAAATTGCTCAGCTAGTCAATGCCGGACGGCTGGAAGGGATTGCCGATATTCGCGATGAGAGCGATCGCGACGGCATGCGGGTGGTGATCGAACTCAAGCGCGATGCCCCCGCTCAGCGGGTGCTGCAAGACCTCTACCGCACCACACCCTTGCAGACCAACTTCGGCGTGATCATGCTGGCCCTCGACAACGGCCAGCCCCGCCAACTGCCCCTACGCGAGGTCATGCAGGCGTTTCTCGACTTCCGTGAAACCACCCTCACCCGCCACTACCAGCACCAGCTCGAAAAAACCGAGGCCAAGCTGCACATCACCGAGGGGCTGCTGGCGGCGCTCAACAACCTCGATGCGATCATTGACATTTTGCGCAACGCCCCCGACGGCACCACCGCCAAGCAGGCCTTTCAGCAGCGCTTTGACCTCAGCGAGCGCCAATCTGACGCAATTTTGGCCATGCCCCTGCGTAAGCTTACCGGTATGGAGCACCAGGGCCTGGCTACCGAGGCCAAAGAACTGCGCCAGCGACGGGATGACCTCAATCGGCTGCTGAGCGATCGCAAAGAGCTGCTCAAGGCGATGAAAAAGGAGCTGAAAGCCCTCAAAAAGAAGTTCAGCGATCCTCGCCGTACCCGCATTCAAACCGATGCCGAGCGGGCCGAAGAGTCGCAGCAGGTCGAAGAGATCATTGCCGAAACGGTCGAAGAAGCTACCGTGGTGGAATTTACCCAAAAGGGCTACGTGCGGCGCTATTCGCAAAAGGCTTACCAGCGGCGGCAGGCCCGGCTAGAGGCCGATACCGACCCCAAACTCCACGCCATTGACGATGATCCGGTGGTGCAGGTTGAACCGACAGTGACCACCCAGGAGGTGCTCACCCTCACCCGCGATGGCCGCGCCTTCACGGTGATAGTGGAGGCGATTCCTAATAATCCTCGTCAGGGCAAGGGTTCACCCTTGGTCAACTTGCTGCCAGGGTCGGTGCCGCCCGATGCCGATGCGATCGTGGCCCAGTTTGTCATTCGCGACGATTTGCTCGAGCACGACCTGATTTGCTTGACAAAGCGGGGCAAGATTAAGCGCGCCCCGCTGCAGGAGTTCACCAACCTCACTGGGCGAGGCCTGACTGCCATGAAAGTCAAAGACGGCGATGAGCTGGCCTACGTCACCCTAGCGGAACCGGGCGATGATCTGGTGCTGGGCACCACGGGCGGGCGGCTGCTGCGCTTCCCCATCGACGACGACAACCTACCGGTGCTGGGCCGTGCCGCCCAAGGCCCCCAGGGCATTCGCATGGGCAAACAAGAGACTTTAGCGGGGTGCGTAGCGGTGCAGTCGAGCAAAGATTGCCTGCTGCTGCTCTCGACCCAGGGCTACGCCAAGCGCTTGCCCGTAGACAGTTTGCGGGTGGCGAAACGCGGCGATATTGGCACTCAATCTTTTCAGTTCAGCCTCAAGACTGACAGCTTGATGGCGTTGCTGCCAGCGGCGCCCAAAGAGTCGGTGACTGTATTTACGAGTGCTGAGCGCACTGCCGTTATTGCCGTCGATTCGGTGCCACGCCAGGGCAGGACTGGGGAGAGCGATCGCATCGTCAAACCCAACAAAGGCGAAACCATTACCCAGGTGCGTCGCATCATTCCGCCCGATCAGAGCACCCTAGCCGAAGCAGAGTAAGATAAATTTTGGATTTTAGATTGGCGATTTTCAAAGTTGCCGCCTCGCCCTGGGGTGCATTAGCGCTGGCCATGCACCCTCTGCGACCTTTCTCCATCTCCCGCTGTCAAAGCCCAATCGCTTTACCTGCTTAATCTCAAAGGGGTGGGGGAGATTGCTCTACAGCATCACTGCAACATCGTCTGCTTGCCCCTCTACCTGCTCGTTGCCCTGTGGCCCAAGTCGCAATCGAAAACGTCTACAAAACCTTTCCCAAGTCTCGCCAAGCCGACGGGGCGGAGACGGCTTTAGAGGCAGACCACGATGCAGCAGCGGTGCTCAAACGCATCAACCTCGCCATTGATGACGGCGAATTTATGGTGCTGGTCGGCCCCTCGGGCTGTGGCAAAAGTACCCTGCTGCGGCTGATCTCGGGCCTAGAAGAGATTACGGGCGGCAGTATCTGGGTGGGCGATCGCAAAGTCAACGACCTACCCCCCAAGCTGCGCGACACCGCCATGGTGTTTCAGAGCTACGCCCTCTACCCCCACCTGAGTGTCTACGACAATCTGGCCTTTGGCCTGCGCCGCATGGGGGCCGACCTCGAAACCTCCCTGCCAGAGCTGGGCAAACCACCGCTGCCCCTGAGTGACTCCCACGCCAACCAGGAGCTAGAGCGCCTGCTCACCGCCAGCCGCTGGTGGGAAAAGCCGCTGGTATCGCTCACCCGCCGCCTGCCTCCCAGCCTGCGCTATGTGTCAGACGCCGAGCGGCTGATTGACGATCGCATTCGCGCTGTGGCCAAAATGCTGCAAATCGATGGGCTGCTGGGCCGCTATCCCCGGCAGCTCTCTGGCGGGCAAAAACAGCGGGTGGCCCTGGGCCGGGCTATGGCCCGCAACCCCCAGGTGTTTTTGATGGATGAACCCCTCTCTAACCTGGATGCCAAACTGCGGATGGAAACCCGCGCTCAAATCGTCAATCTCCAGCGGCAACTGGGCATTACCACCATCTACGTCACCCACGACCAGGTGGAAGCGATGACCATGGGCCACCGCATTGCCGTGATGAACCAGGGCCAAATTCAGCAGGTGGCCAAGCCGCTCGATCTCTACAATCGCCCCGCCAACCGCTTTGTAGCCGGGTTTATTGGCTCCCCGCCGATGAATTTTATGACGGTGCAGGTACAGGCCCCGTTTTTGCTGATTCATCCCGAGTTTCGCCTGTCGCTGCCCAGCAGCTGGGACGATGGCCTGCTGCCCTACGACGGTCGCGAAGCCCTGCTGGGTATTCGCCCCGAGCACCTGAGTTTGGCTTTGCCCGCCCCCAAAAATATTCGTGGCCACATTACCCACCTAGAGGCCCTGGGCAGCGAAACCTACCTGACGGTGCAGACCGAGCGGCTGACTCTGCTGGCCAAAATTCTCCCCGATGAGGTGGTGCGGGTGGGCGACGAGATCTGGCTGGCGATCGCCCCTGACAAAGCCCACCTGTTTGACCCAGTTACCGAAGCCGCTCTGTGGGATGGCTAGTCGCTGAAACGTTTAAACCCGACAAAAATCTTGGGGGAAAGCCCGTTGCGCAGAACCAGATTTGTCAAAACCCAACTCCTCGCGGGGCTCGCTGTCATGGGTGCGATGGTCACCACCTTCGTGATCGTGCAAGCTCCCTGGGCTCACGGGGTGCGGGCTGTGGTGCTGTTGACTCTGCCGGGGGTGCAGGGTGCCCTGACGGCCAAACATGCCTTTCGCCAAAGCCGACGGGCCAGGTTTAGTCCGCTAATCGTGGTGGTCGAACTGGTCTGTGCGGGGTGCTTGGCGGTAGCGGCTGGGGTAGCGCTGCTAGGGGCTAAGTCGGTGCCGGTGCTCTATGGCAGTTGGGTCGTCGCTGCGATCGCTACCCTCATTTTGGTGATCGCCGCTGCCCTAGATCTGCTTCGAGCCATGCGCCGCAGGCAAAATCAGCGCCCGGTGTTGATCAAGCTGCTGCTGCAAAGCGTAGCGCTCATCCTGTACAGCATTCTGCTGCTGTGGATGGGGCTACTATTGTTGCTCTCGCTGTCGGGCGAGTCGTATATGGGCAATTAAAGGAGCAAGTCTCAGGAGTGGCTTCTCTTACCGACTCATCGTAAATCCGACTTGGCTAGTTCCGATCGGGCTGGGCAAACACCGTTTGCCCCTACGCAATCCGCCTGATTGGAATCGGAGTTATGGGATTCGGATTTGGTATCACTCACCTACCCATGGTGTGGCTCAATGTGGGGGATCAGCGAGTGGGGCTTCTCTAGGCCGTGAGCTTCCATTAGGGTTTGATCGCCCATGATCTGGCGGGGGCAGCCGTCGGCAATGATGCGGCCCTCGTCGATTAGAATGACGCGATCGCAGACTTCGAGCACAAATTCCAGGTCGTGGGAGGAGATCAGCACGGTTTCGGTGGAGTTTTGCAAAAAGCGAATCAGGCGGCGGCGGGTGCGCAGGTCGAGGCTGGCGGTGGGTTCGTCGTAGAGAATGATCTGAGGAGTCATGGCTAGCAAACCGGCGATCGCCACCATTTGCTTTTCCCCTCCCGAGAGGTGGTGGGGCAAGCGATCGAGCAGGTGGGTGATGCCAGCCATATCAGCAGCTTGAGCCACGCGGGCGGCGACTTCGGCGGGCGGGAGACCCATGTTTT is a genomic window of Nodosilinea sp. E11 containing:
- a CDS encoding energy-coupling factor ABC transporter ATP-binding protein, producing MTDSPMMDVPMMDSVSTNFAHLSLAPGSQAAAIAARNLSFGYPDQPDVLGNISLTVQDGDRVGIIGHNGCGKTTLFMLLCGVLTPAAGEILLFGETLKPGQFRPEVGLLFQDPDDQLFSASVRDDLAFGPQNMGLPPAEVAARVAQAADMAGITHLLDRLPHHLSGGEKQMVAIAGLLAMTPQIILYDEPTASLDLRTRRRLIRFLQNSTETVLISSHDLEFVLEVCDRVILIDEGRIIADGCPRQIMGDQTLMEAHGLEKPHSLIPHIEPHHG
- the gyrA gene encoding DNA gyrase subunit A, whose protein sequence is MADQLDILASGQIVPTSLHTEVQRSYLEYAMSVIVGRALPDVRDGLKPVHRRILYAMHELGLTPDRPYRKCARVVGDVLGKYHPHGDQAVYDALVRMVQTFSSRYPLLDGHGNFGSVDNDPPAAMRYTETRLSPISNEAMLTDISEALVDFSDNFDSSQQEPVVLPTQLPNLLLNGSSGIAVGMATNIPPHNMGEVIDGLVALIDRPTITDDELFRLIPGPDFPTGGEIIGTEGILDAYRTGRGSIPIRGICQFEEVHPGRGRQRRNAIIVTELPYQVNKAGWIEKIAQLVNAGRLEGIADIRDESDRDGMRVVIELKRDAPAQRVLQDLYRTTPLQTNFGVIMLALDNGQPRQLPLREVMQAFLDFRETTLTRHYQHQLEKTEAKLHITEGLLAALNNLDAIIDILRNAPDGTTAKQAFQQRFDLSERQSDAILAMPLRKLTGMEHQGLATEAKELRQRRDDLNRLLSDRKELLKAMKKELKALKKKFSDPRRTRIQTDAERAEESQQVEEIIAETVEEATVVEFTQKGYVRRYSQKAYQRRQARLEADTDPKLHAIDDDPVVQVEPTVTTQEVLTLTRDGRAFTVIVEAIPNNPRQGKGSPLVNLLPGSVPPDADAIVAQFVIRDDLLEHDLICLTKRGKIKRAPLQEFTNLTGRGLTAMKVKDGDELAYVTLAEPGDDLVLGTTGGRLLRFPIDDDNLPVLGRAAQGPQGIRMGKQETLAGCVAVQSSKDCLLLLSTQGYAKRLPVDSLRVAKRGDIGTQSFQFSLKTDSLMALLPAAPKESVTVFTSAERTAVIAVDSVPRQGRTGESDRIVKPNKGETITQVRRIIPPDQSTLAEAE
- a CDS encoding ABC transporter ATP-binding protein, which encodes MAQVAIENVYKTFPKSRQADGAETALEADHDAAAVLKRINLAIDDGEFMVLVGPSGCGKSTLLRLISGLEEITGGSIWVGDRKVNDLPPKLRDTAMVFQSYALYPHLSVYDNLAFGLRRMGADLETSLPELGKPPLPLSDSHANQELERLLTASRWWEKPLVSLTRRLPPSLRYVSDAERLIDDRIRAVAKMLQIDGLLGRYPRQLSGGQKQRVALGRAMARNPQVFLMDEPLSNLDAKLRMETRAQIVNLQRQLGITTIYVTHDQVEAMTMGHRIAVMNQGQIQQVAKPLDLYNRPANRFVAGFIGSPPMNFMTVQVQAPFLLIHPEFRLSLPSSWDDGLLPYDGREALLGIRPEHLSLALPAPKNIRGHITHLEALGSETYLTVQTERLTLLAKILPDEVVRVGDEIWLAIAPDKAHLFDPVTEAALWDG